A genome region from Synchiropus splendidus isolate RoL2022-P1 chromosome 5, RoL_Sspl_1.0, whole genome shotgun sequence includes the following:
- the LOC128759293 gene encoding glycylpeptide N-tetradecanoyltransferase 1-like yields the protein MTTLTDTQPLEQKQMAGDGDGEKTTKKKKNVDSWRPAGRRDPFEMLNSLPEEKQQEIQKALHLFSLAPGLPKTLQQAKKHTYLFWDTQPVVKLDDSITTHGHIIEKVASIREEPFSLPKGFSWDTLDLSDTTLLQELRTLLNDNYMEEDDNSIRFDFSLEYLQWALQPPNWLAQWHCGVRVASNKKLVGFIAAVPADVRIYDTEKKMAQVKLLCVHKRLRLKRMTPVLIRELTRRVALQSLAQAVYTAGTVHPTPISTCSYWQRPLNLRKLMDLNYPGMRRDMTLQRALKINRLPESTKNPGLRPMLKKDVPAVRSLLQSHLRKFDLSPIWSPHEVEHWLLPRDNVMHTYVVEADDSTLTDVVSFYSISSKVLNHPAHTDVKAAHLFYIACSRSNSVDLMEDTLVLAKSKGFDVFCASDAMDNKNFLDKLKFTIVGNSLHYYLYNWMCPKISPDKVGLMLPS from the exons ATGACTACGCTGACTGATACACAGCCTCT TGAGCAGAAACAGATGGCTGGAGATGGCGACGGTGAGAAgacaacaaagaagaagaagaacgtgGACTCCTGGAGACCAGCTGGCCGGAGAGACCCTTTTGAAATG TTGAACTCTTTGccagaagaaaagcagcaagAGATCCAAAAAGCCCTCCATCTCTTCTCCTTGGCCCCTGGTTTGCCCAAGACCCTGCAGCAAGCTAAGAAACACACCTACCTCTTTTGGGACACACAGCCTGTCGTGAAACTgg ATGACTCGATAACCACCCACGGCCACATAATAGAGAAGGTAGCCAGCATCCGTGAGGAGCCTTTTTCACTACCAAAAGGTTTTTCCTGGGACACGCTGGACCTGAGCGACACCACATTG TTGCAGGAGCTGCGAACACTATTAAATGACAACTACATGGAGGAGGATGACAACAGCATCAGATTTGATTTCTCTCTGGAGTATCTGCAGTG GGCTTTGCAACCTCCAAATTGGCTGGCCCAGTGGCACTGCGGCGTGAGAGTGGCGAGCAATAAAAAGTTGGTGGGCTTCATTGCTGCTGTTCCTGCTGATGTCCGTATATATGACAC GGAGAAGAAGATGGCTCAGGTCAAACTCCTGTGTGTTCATAAGAGGCTGCGCCTCAAGCGGATGACTCCAGTTTTGATTCGAGAGCTCACCAGACGAGTCGCCTTGCAGAGTCTCGCCCAGGCCGTCTACACAGCCGGCACGGTGCATCCCACGCCAATAAGCACCTGCAG CTACTGGCAGCGACCATTGAACCTTCGCAAATTGATGGACCTCAATTATCCAGGTATGAGGAGAGACATGACCCTGCAGAGAGCCCTCAAAATAAACAGACTTccagag TCCACAAAAAACCCTGGCCTGCGTCCAATGTTGAAAAAAGACGTTCCAGCCGTACGTTCCCTGCTGCAGTCGCACCTACGCAAGTTTGATTTGAGCCCCATCTGGTCTCCACATGAAGTGGAGCACTGGCTGCTGCCAAGGGACAATGTGATGCACACCTACGTGGTTGAG GCGGATGACAGCACGCTGACAGATGTTGTGAGCTTTTACAGCATCTCCTCCAAAGTTCTGAATCACCCCGCACATACAGATGTCAAAGCAGCACATCTTTTCTACATCGCTTGCAGTAGATCAAACTCAGTGGACCTGATGGAAGACACCCTGGTGCTGGCAAAGTCT aaagGTTTTGATGTCTTTTGTGCCAGCGATGCCATGGACAACAAGAATTTCCTTGACAAACTGAAGTTTACCATTGTTGGCAACAGCCTTCACTACTACCTCTACAACTGGATGTGCCCGAAAATCAGTCCAGACAAG gTTGGCTTGATGTTGCCCAGTTAG